The Oncorhynchus mykiss isolate Arlee chromosome 5, USDA_OmykA_1.1, whole genome shotgun sequence DNA window AGTTTGGCATCTTCTGCAAAGGTGAGTATTTTGAACATTCTTATCTGTCATATTTTCCATATTTGTCTTTCATTGTTATTGTTATGACAGACAGTAATCACATGGGGTTTCTCTGAAATCAAAGGTACAAATAGTATTGTCTTTGATTGTATGTTTGATTTTCACAGGGTGAAGAGTGTGGGAATCTGAACTTCATTCCGAAACGGCCATGTAAACATGCACAAGTTCCATGCAAGTTCTTGGAATGCTGGCAAATTTTTGTATCTGCAAACCTgattgatatttttttttaatcatagccACATTTAAAACCagcagcaaaaaaaataaatcaaatatcaATCAATTGTTTATCAAGCATTTTCTGTAAAAGTACTTATGCAACCTTCTTTGGTTAAATCTACCTATGTTCTATATGATTGcttattttcagatattacatttTTCATTTCAACGTATTTTTTATTTGGTTATTTCAGGTTTGCTTAATGATGTCTTATTTCTGTATTTAAACAATAAATAATAAACGTTtgataataaacactgtaataccGTATTTTGATTTAGCTACAACACAAAATATGGGGTGGTGGATTAATTCATTATTTTATTCTCAATAGACACACACGGCAATATATTCTTTACTATACTAATAATTTATCAGACCGTTTTCAAGATTTTGTTGATACTTTTATTTGCAATATAATAGAGATTGAGAGGGGTAGATATTTATGGAGGGAATATCAGGGAATTTATCACGCGGAAGTTATAATTCTCTTAAATCCAGTCTATCGGACACATTTCAGTGTTACACAAGATGTGTTCACGCTTTGAAAACATTGAAGAACCACAGGAACAACGTTATTCTGCCTGCCGTTTTTAAATAGATTACGAAAAAGGTCTCTACATTTGATAAAGCATTACTTGATATACATCAACCTAAAACATGCCTGTGGGTAGTAAAAAGGGAAGCGTTATATTTTCAGGCTTCAGAAAATTGGGACTGTATTCGAATCACCTCTCACACGTGGTACGGTACCATAAGAAACATCGAGAATTCTACATTGTAACAGCCGTGGGAAACTGTTTCCACACGTACAATGTAAGTACTTATGTTGATAAATGTAACGATAAAGTTAGCTATTTACTTGTCACATAGCAATCATTTAAAACATATGATGATAGTGTCTTTGCCATTTCCTGATGTCAACTAGATCGATGAAACAACATAGCTAAAGGATGTGCCACGAATGCAATGCCAGATTTTGAGGGCAGCCTTTTCTAAAATAACGTTATCTACCCTTACGAAAgaagattgcagtcagagtgcacagtatgctgcaaatactgcgCCCAAAATACCACAGTAGACTTCAGTTACTGCACAGTTACTGTAGTTTCAAAACTGCTAGATGTTTTTGTAAGAGTACATTTAGTTATTTGATAGCTCGCTAATTCTCATATTATAATCGGAGTGGTTATTCAGTGGTCCTATTGGTGATCATCATTAGTTCTGTAGCCATAACAGTGACTAAAAAGACAAGTTATAATCAGTTCACCTTTTTGCACGTTCCATTGCCCATTGTTTTGTTTGGTAACCATTTGCAATGTTACAGGTCAAGAAACTTGGAATCGTTGCTGTCAGTAAGTAGGACTCCATGTatatttatgtagtttaatttAAAGGTAGTCTTTGAGATATGATGACATCATCTTACACAGTGGGACATCCTCCCTACAGAAATCAACAGCAATCAAATGCATATCTGCCAAAAGAGCCACTGTTTGCTCTTCCTAATGTGGGCTTGTGTCAAGGGAGGGCATACATCGGGAAGATTGGATTCTGTTGATGTCTGTAAGAGTTTCCTGACTGTGTATTACGATCACTCATATCACTAAGTCTAGCTCCCTTATTAATTCACCGGTGTTACAGTTTCAAACAATTTTACTGTAGATTAAGGAATGTATGAATTTTCCCAAGGTAATGCACTTCCAGAGGACATATCATGCCTAGCGGCTGATCGGATGCTGGTTTATGTTGCAATTGGGGGAAAAGTATCAGCATTTGCCAGGAACAAAGAGGTGAAGTATCCATTCCATCACTTATATAATGAATATattatatgatttttttttttttttaagacaaTGATATCAATCTATTTAGGCCACCTACTTGTCATGACACGAGGCTAGCTGAGGGCACACACTCGCTTTAGCTTAAATGTTACGTTGACTTAGAGTGAATGCCATTGCTTATAGTAAACTGACTGTGAGATTCTTGCGTCTATCCAGGTCGTTCACATGTACACAGGCCATGGAGCTGATGTTCACCTCCTGCTGCCTTTTGGGGATCACATCATTTCTGTAGACCGAGACAGTACTGTCATTGTTTGGGACGTGGAGTCAGAGGGTTTGTGTTGCAAAAATAATGCAGAACTGATCATTAGGATCATTGTTGAGTTTATCTGTTTCAATGAACCTAGAGTTGAACATGTTTTGGTAAATTGATTGTTTTGAAATGAAGATCAGTAGTTTTTCATTTTCCAGTCAAACCAGTTTTTGTGAAGTCAATTAAATAGTTTTGTTCTCTTGTGCTTGTTTGTCCCACAGAGGAGTACCTGCAGATAACATTTGACAAAGTGTCATTTGAGGTGTCTGCTGTAATGCACCCAAGCACTTACCTGAACAAGATCCTGTTTGGGAGTAGCCAAGGAGGTCTCCAGCTCTGGAATGTCAAATCCAAGTATGGTCATTAATGTAGTTTTAAAATATTTTGAACTAAAAAGTATTGGTTGATAATTGAATTATAATTTGTTTGTGAAATCATAAAACTGAATGAAGGACAGAACAACCAACGATCTGCATTAATGCAATTGTTATAGTGTGCTTTGTCAAAGTTTGGTCTTAAATGTAGGAATGTTTGCCATGTTCTCTGTGCTCATTAGGTGCATTTCTTTTGTGTCTTAGCAAGCTTCTGTACACCTTCACTGGGTGGCCATCAGGAGTTACAGTGCTTCAGCAGGTTGGTTAAAATACCATTTTACTTTTATCAAAGCTGAAAGTTTTTAGGTTGAGGAACAGTCAAGCAAACACATTCAACTCCTTTCAAATACTGTATAGAATGAAGGTACTGTGTAGCCTACATTCTGACTCGGGAAGACATGCAGGCAGAGGTGTAGGCGTAGGTTATTGACCATAATTAAATTATCAATAAAGCATAGCCTACGCTATACCCTGCTGTATTCAGTCACCCATAACAAACCATCTAATGTGATTTCGACATTACAGACCAAATAGTCTTGTAGACCTACGGAAATCCACGACTCTTGCATTTTACCATGCGACTCTACACATAATAAACCGTAGGCCTATGTAGCGTTAATAATCACAATAGGCAGCCGTAGACTAGAACAGCGGAcaagtaaaaatctgtccttctgcccctgaacaaggcactgttcataggccgtcattgtaaataagaaattgttcttaactgacttgcctagttaaataaagaaataaataaaaaatgtcttaGCGGAGTTAGAGTGCGAAGTGAGGTGTTTCATGATTTCtaaaagtgttgaataaaaacagcATTTTAGTGctgatcattgtctctgattgtaCTCAAACTGTCTTTAAGGCCCTTGATTAGATCAATGCAATGTGATTGATATAGAGGGGAACTTGAGGCCCTTATAGGCAAAATACTTATATCAAATGACTTGGAAAATGCTCCAACGTCCTcttctatatatttatattatatttcgGTGCAGGTACTCCTCAGTACTTttgagataatattctataaaaGGTGCAGGAACTCAAGCAGAAGAAAATTTGAGGTGCTGATATATATTTCCTGTGAGCCCCTGACTAAGTCGAGTACTGTGCTTAAGTTTAAAGACAGAGCATTTCGCTCAAAGACATTATTtatctgattgggtgggcctggctccccagtgggtgctGTGCCTGAGCCCCcgcatacaggtaactgccaaaataaaggaaaccccaacggccaccacgagccagtacagcttcaatgcaccttggcatagattctacatctGTCTGGAACTGTATGGGAGCGATGTGACACCATTGTTCCGCGGGTGGCTTTATTTGGCCTCCTAAGTTTAATGAGCAAAACATTTTTATAACATTTTAAAACACCAGAAAATCAGCTCCAGGTGATTTTTATttgggaaatctgttcccaagtattcccacgcataattgAAAGAAGTGATTGTATacaatgtaagcaaggtttgaaattattatgtgtCAGTCAAATATTATATTGGTTTTgacttcttgcggtcaatttgcagtcttaAAATTACTTTTAATTGTCCCCCATCCAACCATCCTCTCAAGAAAAGATCAgcctgcggctgaatctagttgatgatccctggtatACACTGTTTGGGATCTACTGTGTAGAAAAGTTGGCTAGTGTGCAATCAGAAATTCAATGTGTGGGCCTCCTGAGTTTCGCAGTGTTCTAAGACTCTgccgcagccggccgtgaccaggagacccatggggcggcgcacaattggcccagcgtcgttaggggagggtttggcctgcagggatatccttgtcccatcgcgcactagcgactcctggtGGCGTGCCTgccgcagtgcacgctgacacggtcgccgggtgcacggtgtttcctccaacacattggtgcggttggcttccgggttaagtgggcactgtgtcaagaagcagtgcggcttggttgggttgtgttttggaggacgcacggctctcgaccttcgcctctcccgagtctgcgggagttgcagagatgagacaagactataacaaccaattggataccacaaaattggggaggaaaggggtaaatgttttttttaaatgaaaaaatCAATGTGTTTCCTGTCGAGCTTAGCTCTCTCTCACCCATTTcctctaaacccccccccccccccccagaccccaGCTGTGGACGTTGTAGGAGTTGGCCTATCATCGGGTCAGATCATCATCCACAACATCAAGTTTGATGAGTCACTGATGAAGTTCCAGCAAGACTGGGGCCCAGTCACTTCCCTTTCCTTCAGAACAGGTGACATCCCCAATTGAACGAGGTGTTGTCTTTATGATTATAATGATAAACACAACATTGTGTGGCTTCATTTTGTGTCTGGTGTGTCACTGCTTTGCGTCCAAtataataaataaaatgtttactCACCTCTTAACACTTGGATGTGATTGTCTTCTAGATGGCCATCCAGTAATGGCGGCTGGTAGTCCTATTGGACATATTGGGCTGTGGGATCTGGAGGAGAAGAAGCTTGTTTGTCAGATGAGAGATGCCCACAACACAGCTATCGCTGGACTAACATTCCTCCATGGCGAGCCTCTTCTCATCACCAATGGGGCTGATAACGGCATTCGGGTTAGTGTTACTTAAATTGTGTCATTCACTAGAGGGCGGCACTGTACAATTGCtgcaaaaaatttttttttacaaaagttttattttttactacACATCTTAAAGAAGGGGTGTCAAACATACTGCCACATTTTCACTTGAAACTGTGTGGAAATTATTGTGTCTACGTTAATTTCTTGACTGTCCAGCTTGCTAATAGCCCCCCGGCTATAGACCGAATGCGGCCCCCGGGTAAAAtttgtttgacacccctgtctTAAAGCTTGTATTTGCAAATCTCAAGTTGCAAATTCAGCTCTGCTAACACATTCTCGTACCaacatatttaactaggcaagtcagttaagaacaattcttatttacaatgacggccaaacccggacgacgctgggccaattgtgcgccaccctatgggactcccaatcacggccggatgtgattgtCCTGGATTCCatccagggactgtagtgacgccttctttcactgagatgcagagccttagactgctgcgttaCTCGGGAGCCCTCAAGATTTGGTCTTCAACCATAGAGTTTTGAATGATCAGTCATATTCCTCAGGTGTGGATCTTTGACACGGCGGGGGGAGGAGGCCGTCTACTCAGGAGTCGTCTGGGACACAGCGCCCCGCCCACTAAGGTCCGGCACCACGGCCTGAACGGACATCACATTCTCAGTGCTGGTATGTGTGACTTGCTTTATCAGGCAGTTGTATAAGGCATCTATgggtttttttcttctctctaatCCGCTGTACTCTTTCTTTTTCTAAGGTCAAGATGGTACTCTGCAGTCGTTCTCCACTGTTCATGAGAGGTTCAACAGGAGTTTAGGACATGGTACAATTAAATGTTTTCTGTTGTAGGAAAAATTGTTGTTATGGACTATGAGCTGTCAATTTGAGTACTGTTTACCTGCATGAATCCTTGTTTGCTCTATTCTTCATGACAATAAACCAATTGGTAACTAGGTTCCATCAACAAGAAGAAATCCAAAAAGAAAAGCTTGAGGTATGACAAActaaagcttcctgccatcaccACTTTCGCCTCAGGTATgtttagcaacaacaacaaaaaactctaAACAAGTCAGTTTTTCCTGTAGAACTTTTATCATTGAATGGGATTTAATTTGTTAAAACGTTTGTTTTTTCGGATTCTATGTGGGATGTAGAAAGTGCCCGCCAGAGTGATTGGGACAGTATAGTGGCGTGTCATCGAGGGTACCTCATGACGACCACCTGGAACTATCAGAAGGGCGGCATGGGAGCACACAAGCTGGAGCCGAAACGCTTCAACAAGAACCGCGCTCTCAGCGTCCATGCTACGGTAGCTAAATATGtgtaaaatgtgttgtttttagtGTCAAATGAACCCAAATTATTTGATGAGTTAGTTTATAACACAAAGTTTATTACACATTTTGAAACAAACATAATGTATGCGCTATTTATGTTGTTAAAATGTGCACTTTCGCCTCAGGCGGTAGATATCACATCTTGTGGTAACTTCGTGGTGATAGGACTCTCATCTGGACATATTGACGTTTACAACATGCAGTCTGGCATGCATAGAGGTCAATATGGAGAGGACGAAGGTAAGTACCCCCAGAAAAACAATTACCGATGTATATTTGGCTCGTGCTTTCCGTGAAAGATTCAGCTTCATTCGTCCCATCTCTGACCCTGTAGCTCACAGCGGGGCGGTGCGCGGTGTGTCGGTGGATGGGCTCAACCAGCTGACCGTGAGTGCCGGAGCTGACAAACTGGTCAACATCTGGAAGTTCAAATCTAGGAAGCTGGTCCTCTCCATTGACCTGGGCACCTCGCCCGCCACCACACACTTGCACCGGGACAGGTACGGGACAGATAACACCACAGGGAGGAATAGCACTGACACGACTGCACGTCTTCCAACTGATTTTTAGTTTTCACGTGGTTATAACATAGCTGTAGGAAAGTGTCTGATTGTAGTCTTTTCTGTCCCTGGTAAAGTGGGATGTTTGCCATCGCGCTGGACGACTTCACTCTCAATGTTCTAGACATGGAGACCAAGAGGATTGTCCGCAAGTTCTCTGGCCATCGAGGACAGGTCAATGACATGGTGGGTCGTTATCTTTCTTGATCTccctttctgtttttttttactctCGATTTTGATCTCACCCCCTCTTTCCTTCATATCTTTTTGAGTACTGATTATTTTTCTCGTCTGACGTTTCTCCTCAGGCTTTCAGTCCAGATGGTCGCTGGTTGATAACGGCAGCCATGGACTGTACTATCAGGACATGGGACCTTCCCTCTGGCTGGTAAGACTAATCCTTCCTCTTCTGGAGCAGCTTCTCGTCATTTCCTCTTGCCATAACCTGAAATCGTTAAGATTACTTTTGTTcagattctttaaaaaaaaggggGGCTTTATCAAAAATGTAGTTTATCAATGAATCTCCTTCAAGTGCTCTGCAGGGGAATTTCCCTCTCAGCCTTCAGTAATTGACTTGATTtattctctttctttttttctgtcACTGTTAACTTTCTTTCCTAGCCTGGTGGACTGCTTCTTGGTCGACTTTGCTGCAGTCAGTCTGACCATGTCACCCACAGGGGACTTTCTAGCCTCCTCCCATGTCGACAACTTGGGGATCTACTTATGGTAAGACTCACCACCACATCAAAGAAAGACTGTGTGGTGGGTGGAGTCAATGATTATCTGAGGTTATGTCATTATTACGGAACCTAACCTGCTGGTTAATGTTCACACTAACAGTGAACCAAGCATTAGATGATAAAGGAACAATCTTGATTTGCTTAGTCTTTAGTAGTAACATGGTCAATTGTTACAGCATCTATTCAATTGAATAGTTATTTATGAAGGATTTTAGTTATTTCCTTGTATTCAAGTAGTTTTCTGTGACACAGTGTGTTGCATGTATATTGAGTAGTAGTATCACATCCAGTATAATACTATTCAGGATAGTAACTCGTAGTATTCAGCAATAATATTAATAATGTATGACATTTACCAGGCGCTTTTACCCAAAGTGActtagtcatgtgtgcatacattttacgtacggcaggtcccgggaattgaacccactatcctggcattgcaagcgccatgctctaccaacagagCTACAGAGCACAACATCATAGTAGTATTCAGTATTAGTAATTCAATTGAGTACAGGCCCAGCTGAATGAACAACAAAGACCGAAAGCAATATGACATTTTCTGAAATAGTTTTGGGGGAATGGTTTCTTCTCCGAGGGAAGATCCTCGGAGCTAGATGACATGATGACGGGTTGCCCTATGCAGGGCTGCTGGCATCGAAGCCCTCTCCCGCTGGAGGAAAGGAGTTCCCGTGACGGGCCTTAAGGTTATAATAGCCATTGGTGGCGGATGGTTGTTGAAAACTGCACGTGAGCGAACGGGATTAAGTTGACATATATAAATACATCCCAACATTTGCACCCATtggttgagagagaggaaggtgatacGTGCGAGATTGAGCCCACAGGTTAGATGGCACGTGTGAGG harbors:
- the wdr36 gene encoding WD repeat-containing protein 36; this encodes MPVGSKKGSVIFSGFRKLGLYSNHLSHVVRYHKKHREFYIVTAVGNCFHTYNVKKLGIVAVSNALPEDISCLAADRMLVYVAIGGKVSAFARNKEVVHMYTGHGADVHLLLPFGDHIISVDRDSTVIVWDVESEEEYLQITFDKVSFEVSAVMHPSTYLNKILFGSSQGGLQLWNVKSNKLLYTFTGWPSGVTVLQQTPAVDVVGVGLSSGQIIIHNIKFDESLMKFQQDWGPVTSLSFRTDGHPVMAAGSPIGHIGLWDLEEKKLVCQMRDAHNTAIAGLTFLHGEPLLITNGADNGIRVWIFDTAGGGGRLLRSRLGHSAPPTKVRHHGLNGHHILSAGQDGTLQSFSTVHERFNRSLGHGSINKKKSKKKSLRYDKLKLPAITTFASESARQSDWDSIVACHRGYLMTTTWNYQKGGMGAHKLEPKRFNKNRALSVHATAVDITSCGNFVVIGLSSGHIDVYNMQSGMHRGQYGEDEAHSGAVRGVSVDGLNQLTVSAGADKLVNIWKFKSRKLVLSIDLGTSPATTHLHRDSGMFAIALDDFTLNVLDMETKRIVRKFSGHRGQVNDMAFSPDGRWLITAAMDCTIRTWDLPSGCLVDCFLVDFAAVSLTMSPTGDFLASSHVDNLGIYLWSNNTLCSMVSLRPLPADYEPTGIMLPGTCSSQDEEGEGDADLNTEMIEYESPEQLDEQLVTLSLLADSRWKNLLHLDIIKKRNKPMEPPKVPKAAPFFMPTIPGLIPQFAPSEGSNQGEQSKIVNFGVLAQKSHFYQQLESAMLSNKYNDPVGLLKEMGPSGIDAELRGLAPDMGGDVSVLQGFLKMVASMLDSKRDFDLAQAYLALFLKLHLRLISQEPGLMEEASKVSEKLEETWTSMQTLFNQSLCLLSYTKSALL